Proteins from a genomic interval of Zingiber officinale cultivar Zhangliang chromosome 2A, Zo_v1.1, whole genome shotgun sequence:
- the LOC122042033 gene encoding transcription initiation factor TFIID subunit 8-like — protein sequence MSDGGKESERDHESRSKKDQPPAGCDEFGRAVAKVAVAQICESVGLEGCNLSAIDAFSEVVVRYIYDLGKSARSYANLAGRADCNVFDVIQSLEDLSAPLGFSGASDIHHCLVGSSVAREITQYVNTVDEVPFAKPIPKFPISRLPKSSPSFAQAGLEPAGKHIPDWLPRFPDPHTYVHTPVWNKRATDAKADKIEQARQRRKAERSLLGLQQRLASNAAAGFQPINDDDTGKGKQVVASTSNPFLAPPLTFTEKEVSEVVIPCEMDEGKKLLDEGKKLSDEGKKLSDEDKKLTAVETFAPIIEAVKSGSLDLDLSEKKPLLTSRPTVHFKIGVDKKSIASSLIAMNPRKDAWPFRDEEKDDKKKRAEMILREAMEKPHDLAQL from the coding sequence ATGAGCGATGGTGGCAAGGAGAGTGAAAGGGATCATGAGAGCAGGTCAAAGAAGGATCAGCCACCAGCGGGATGTGACGAGTTTGGTCGCGCTGTCGCCAAGGTTGCCGTAGCACAGATTTGTGAGTCGGTTGGTCTCGAAGGATGTAATCTATCAGCTATTGATGCTTTCTCTGAGGTTGTCGTCCGGTACATCTATGATTTGGGGAAAAGTGCGAGGTCTTATGCTAATTTAGCTGGGAGAGCAGACTGCAATGTATTCGACGTCATTCAGAGCTTAGAGGATTTGAGTGCGCCGTTGGGTTTTTCTGGGGCATCAGATATTCATCATTGCCTTGTTGGTTCCAGTGTTGCTCGAGAGATCACCCAGTACGTCAACACGGTTGATGAAGTTCCATTTGCTAAGCCCATTCCCAAATTTCCTATTTCGCGGTTACCAAAGTCTTCACCTAGCTTTGCTCAGGCCGGGTTAGAGCCAGCGGGAAAGCACATACCAGATTGGCTTCCAAGGTTCCCTGATCCTCATACGTATGTCCATACGCCAGTTTGGAACAAAAGGGCCACAGATGCAAAAGCAGACAAGATTGAACAAGCAAGGCAGCGGAGGAAGGCCGAGAGGTCATTGTTAGGGTTACAGCAACGACTTGCTTCCAATGCTGCAGCTGGGTTTCAACCTATCAATGATGATGATACCGGGAAGGGGAAACAGGTGGTTGCTAGCACTAGCAATCCTTTTCTGGCTCCACCTTTGACATTCACTGAGAAGGAAGTATCTGAAGTTGTTATTCCATGCGAAATGGATGAAGGCAAGAAGTTGTTGGATGAAGGCAAGAAGTTGTCTGATGAAGGCAAGAAGTTGTCAGATGAAGACAAGAAGTTGACGGCCGTTGAGACTTTTGCTCCCATCATTGAGGCAGTGAAGTCCGGCTCTCTTGACTTGGATTTGAGTGAGAAGAAACCATTACTTACAAGCAGACCTACTGTGCATTTTAAGATTGGAGTTGACAAGAAGTCTATAGCATCGTCATTAATTGCTATGAATCCTAGAAAGGATGCGTGGCCTTTCAGGGATGAAGAAAAGGATGACAAAAAGAAGAGAGCAGAAATGATACTTAGAGAAGCTATGGAGAAGCCACATGACCTTGCTCAGCTTTAA